In Kordia antarctica, the following proteins share a genomic window:
- a CDS encoding UbiA prenyltransferase family protein: MNFNHILAIIKPKVLLWFTVSTCLGFSAMILQKVPDYNFVFLVVVISLVNIGAILINDIGDIDVDMASPELSKRDRLIASGKISEKTAWSYVCIVFLLALVISIFHSIYAFVFVMIIMVFSYVYSIPPLRFCERPYGSILYWIILIGTCYIMMYITLNESIEVSIISQFSSVVFTSGVVFFIGIAEIIAKDLRDYKNDIIGGRNTFVNHLGIRKVCWVMIVTAWIGIILWGLSFFISSNPINIFSSMCIVVGIIWCIRVTTRGISLIKKYHQPLAKTLHADWTMIYAIMQILTFLAFI; this comes from the coding sequence ATGAACTTCAACCATATCTTAGCAATTATTAAGCCTAAAGTATTATTGTGGTTTACTGTATCTACTTGTCTTGGATTTTCTGCAATGATCCTTCAGAAAGTACCTGATTATAACTTTGTTTTTCTTGTTGTTGTAATTAGCTTGGTAAATATTGGAGCAATTCTTATCAATGATATTGGTGATATTGATGTTGATATGGCAAGCCCTGAACTCTCAAAAAGGGACAGGTTAATTGCTTCAGGAAAGATTTCTGAAAAAACAGCTTGGAGTTATGTCTGTATAGTGTTTTTACTAGCACTTGTCATTTCTATATTTCACAGCATTTATGCTTTTGTTTTTGTCATGATAATTATGGTCTTTAGTTATGTGTATTCTATCCCACCTCTTCGCTTTTGTGAACGTCCTTATGGGAGCATTTTATACTGGATTATCCTTATCGGGACATGTTATATTATGATGTATATTACCCTAAATGAAAGTATCGAAGTGAGCATTATTTCTCAATTTTCTAGTGTTGTATTTACTTCGGGAGTTGTATTTTTCATAGGGATTGCCGAGATTATTGCTAAGGATTTGAGAGATTATAAGAATGATATAATTGGAGGTAGAAATACTTTTGTTAATCACCTTGGTATTAGAAAAGTGTGCTGGGTAATGATTGTCACTGCGTGGATAGGTATTATTTTATGGGGATTATCCTTTTTTATTTCATCAAATCCTATAAATATTTTTTCATCTATGTGTATTGTTGTAGGGATTATCTGGTGTATAAGAGTTACCACAAGAGGAATTTCTTTAATTAAAAAATATCATCAACCTCTAGCAAAAACTCTTCATGCTGACTGGACAATGATTTATGCTATCATGCAAATATTAACTTTCCTTGCTTTTATTTAA
- a CDS encoding methyltransferase family protein, translating to MKYIYLFLLNLLIISISVYLAKLSVDIDTFFNFSGYYSSISRGYGLTIMIIGGFFRLLPSLEFYRKQVSILTLKAQHVLITEGFFSVSRNPLYIGILLIFLGCLVFIGTISGILMWIVSFILCNWWVKYREEYYMKQVFGDEYRKYTERTPRWLRLIK from the coding sequence TTACTTATCATTAGTATATCTGTCTATTTAGCCAAACTATCAGTTGACATAGATACTTTTTTTAATTTTTCAGGATACTATAGTTCAATAAGTCGCGGATATGGATTAACCATAATGATAATAGGAGGGTTTTTCAGGCTTCTACCATCACTTGAGTTTTACCGCAAACAAGTTTCTATTTTAACCTTAAAGGCTCAACACGTGCTTATTACAGAAGGATTCTTTAGCGTTTCAAGAAATCCTCTGTATATTGGAATTTTACTCATCTTTCTTGGATGTCTTGTTTTTATTGGAACCATAAGTGGTATCTTAATGTGGATAGTATCTTTTATTTTATGTAACTGGTGGGTAAAATATCGAGAAGAGTACTATATGAAACAAGTATTTGGAGATGAATACCGGAAGTATACAGAACGAACCCCTCGTTGGTTAAGACTGATTAAATAA